Within Desulfolithobacter dissulfuricans, the genomic segment CATCAACACGGAAAACATCTACCTGTTGGGCGCTGAAGAACTCCTGGTGGCCAATACCCGCTACTGTGTACGGCCTGAAGCTGCCAGGACCAAGGAAAAAATCGGTTCGGTCATGCAGATCAATATCGAGAAGATCGTCAGCCTGTATCCGGACCTGATCCTGGCCACCGGCTTGACCCAGCCCGCTCAGATCAGAAAACTGCGTGAGCTGGGATTGCGGGTGGTGCAGTTCACCCAGCCGAAATCCTTTGCCGATATCTGCGCCCAACTCCTCAGGCTTGGCCGGCTGCTCGGCCGGGAACAGCGGGCCGGAGAGCTTGTTGCCAGGGCGGAAAAGGAGGTGGCCGCCATCCGGCAAAGAGTTGATGGCCGGGAGCGGCCCAGGGTCTTTCTCCAGGTCGGGGCCGAGCCGCTCTTCGGATCGGTTCCAGGTTCCTTTACCCATGATTTCATAGAGTTTGGCGGCGGGACGAATATCCTGTCCGATCAGTCCTCCGGAGCTGTCAGCCGGGAAAAGGTCCTGGCCCGAAACCCCGATGTCATCCTGATCGCGATCATGGGTTCCGAGACCGGGGTGGCAGGCCGGGAAAAGGCCAGGTGGGAACGGTTTGGTGTGATCAGGGCCGTCCGCGACCACCGGGTCCATATTGTCAACCCGAACCTGGTCTGTTCGCCTTCCCCGGCCACCTTTGTCCAGGCTCTGCGTCTCATTGCCGGGCTGATCCATCCGGAGATCTTCCAGGAGAAAGATCATGCGAATTTATGAACTCATGCATCAGGGCGGGCCGGTGATGTGGCCGCTCTTGGCCTGCTCCATCATTGTGCTCACGGTGATTCTTGAAAGGCTTTTGTTCTGGATCGGAATTGAGCGCAGACGGAACCGGACCCTGATGGACGAGATCCTGCGCCTGGCGGAAAAGAGGGACTGGGAGCGGATCGGAAAAAAGATCAGCGGCAGCGAGGATTATGTGATCCGGGTGCTTACGGTGGGTATCCTCCATCGGGAGTATGACATGGCCAAGGCCATGGAGGCCGAGGCCCGACACATGGTGAAAAAAATGTCACGCTTTATGACCGTACTCGACACCATGATCACCGTGGCCCCGCTTCTCGGCATCTTCGGCACCGTGCTCGGCATTATCTCCTCGTTCAAGATGCTTGGCACTGGCGGGATGGCCGATCCGAAACTGGTCACAGGAGGCATTGCCCAGGCACTCATCACCACCGCTGCAGGGCTTGCAATTTCCATCATCACCGTGTTCCCCTACAATTATTTCAAAAGCCGTATCGAACACGCCATCCACATTATGGAAAAATATGCCACCAATCTGGTGGTGGTGTATGAAAAATCCCGGTAAGGATACTCCTCAATTACTTCCTGCTCTTGCTCCACGCAAACGCCTCATGAAACCCTGATGGATTATTAACCTTTTCAAAACACAGGCCAGATACACTCTCCTGCCAGGTAAAGAGCGCCTGCTCGCACGTACAGTACAGGTTAGCAGGCCGTTGAAAAACGTAGCGAGCGAAGACGGGATCGTCTAGCCACCACAACCCATGAAAATCACGCTGAACCCCCAACAAATTCAGATGATTTTCGAGTCAGTTATATCAAGGGAGAGATGTATCATGAAGAAACTGTTTGGCCGTTCACTGCTGGTATTATTCACTGCCGGAGTTCTCACGGGTCAGGCCGGCCATGTTGATGCCGGGCAGAAAAAAAGCTCGAAAATTCCGGAGTTCAAAGAGGTTCCCTTTCCGGTAACCGATGCAGACAAACGAAAGATCATGGCCAGTGAAGAGGTCACGGTAGACGGAAAAACATACAGGATCGGTTACAATACCATTCTGCGCAGCGGCGACCAGGCCGGCGAAGGCACCTTTGGCCTCCTGATGGACCAGAGCGGCAACCCTGTTCTCAACAAGGATGGCTCCAGACATATTTCCGTGGACAATGACTTCAGCTCCCTGCTTCCGGTGGGCAACAAGCTTTTCATGGTGTCCCATTTTGAAAGCCGTCCCGGCGCCATGTACCTGACCGAACTTGGCCAGGACCAAAAAACCGGCAAGCTGAAAGCGATCAAGACCGAAAACATCGATTTTTCAGCCGTTGGCGGGTTGTGGGTTCCCTGCGCCGGCAGCGTCACCCCCTGGGGAACGCATCTTGGCAGCGAAGAGTATCCCAACAATGCCCGGGCCACGGAAGCGGCAAAATCCATGGACGACATAGAGGATTATGACAAGCCCATGGCCCGCTACTTCGGCCTGGATCCGTATGCAACTTCGACCACTGTGGTTGATTTCCGCAGGGTGTTCAAGCCGTATCGATACGGGTATCCGGTTGAGGTGGCTGTGTCCGAGGATGGCAAACCAACTGTCTACAAACACTATGCCATGGGTCGTGTCGCCGTGGAGCTTGCCTATGTCATGCCGGATAAACGCACTGTCTATATTTCCGATGACGGAACCAATGTCGGTTTTTTCATGTTTGTTGCCGACCGGCCAGAAGATCTTTCCAGCGGTACCCTGTATGCTGCCAAATGGAACCAGAAGCATTCAGCCAACGGTGGATATGCTGACCTGAGCTGGATTAATCTTGGTCATGCCGATGAGGATACCATCCACAAGGCCGTAGAAAGCGGCATTTCCTTTTCCGACATCTTTGCTGTCAGCGAGCCAAAGGGGAATGGAACCTGCGAACAGGGGTTCACCTCCGTACATACCACCACCGGCCTGGAGTGCCTGCAGATCAGGCCGGGCATGGAAACCATTGCCTCCCGGCTCGAGACCCGGCGCTATGCAGCCATGAAAGGGGCAACAACCGAATTCCGGAAAGAAGAAGGCATCACTTTTGATCCTGACCATAAAAGGCTGTACGTCGCCATGAGCCAGGTGGCCAAGGGCATGGAAGACGGGAAAAAATATGACAAGGGCGGACCAAACCATGTCCGGCTGCCCAAAAACAAGTGCGGGGTGGTCTATGGCCTGGATATCAGGCCTGATGCCACAATCGGCAGTGAGTATGTGGCTGTTAACATGTACGGGGTGGTTGCAGGCACCATGCATAAATATCCGCAGGACAGCGAATTTGCAAACAACACCTGCGATATCAACTCCATAGCCAATCCGGACAACATCACCTACATGGCTGGCCGTGACACCCTGATCATTGGCGAGGACACCGGCTCCGGACATCAGAACGACGCCATCTGGGCCTACAATGTCAAAACCGGCAAGTTGACCCGGATTCAGACCACGCCCTATGGTTCGGAAACAACTTCCCCATACTTTTACCCCAACATCAACGGTCACGCGTACCTGATGAGCGTTATCCAGCACCCGTATGGGGAATCGGATGAAGACAAGCTCCGGGATTCCGCCGAGGCAAAGGCCTACACCGGCTACATCGGACCTCTGCCGGCCATGGATTAAGAAGCAGGCAGTCCTCCATACATACTACCCGTGGCGCCGCCGTTCTGCGGCGCCACGCCATGTTCTACCCATTGCCCCTCAAACTATTCCAGGTACAAAGCCATGAACACGCGGGCTCATCTGCAGGCCATTTTCACCTGCATCCTGTTTGCCCAGCAAAGCCAGGGAGCGGAAAGCCGCCATACCATGCCGGTTGACCTGAAAACCAGAGTCGTGGTCAACGAGACAGCCTATATCCCCTCCCAGTGTTATACTAAAACAAAAGCAACCGGGAGACAGAAACAGGATTATAACCCCTGTTACGTCTGCCATACCCGGTCGCCTGAACCAAACTATATCAATGATCAAGATCTGCAGCTTGCATACTCTTTTCCCGAACCCGCACTCGTAAACCCGTGGAGCAACCTGTTCGAGGACCGCACCGAACGTATCCAGCTCATAGCTGACCAGGAAATTGAACATTATATACGACAAAGCAACTATCTGGACAGCGACGGCAACATCATTTTAAACAGACGGCTCCGTAACCTTCCTCCGGCCTGGGATTATAACAACAATGGCAGGTGGGACGGGTACACGCCGGACTGCTGGTTCCAGTTTGACGATCTCGGTTTTGACCGCACCCCGGAGGGCGGCTATTCCGGCTGGCGCGCCTTTGCCTACTACCCATTCCCGGGAACTTTCTGGCCGACCAACGGTTCCACCGACGATGTACTTATCCGGCTGCCCGAAAGTTTCCGCAACAATGAACAGGGCATATTCGACCTGACCGTGTACCGAATCAATCTGGCCATTGTTGAAGCATTGATTACAAAACGCGACGTTGCCACCCTACCGGTTGATGAACATCAATTCGGGGTGGATCTGGACAAGGACGGAAGACTGGGCATGGCAGAGCGGATAGTCTTTGACTGGGAGCCCAGGGAGAACAGAACCATGTCGTATGTGGGCCAGGCAAAAATCGACCAGGAGCAGGGACGGGTTCACCTGGCTGCCGGTCTTTTTCCTGAAGGCACGGAGTTTCTCCACAGTGTCCGGTATATCGACAGCACACCGGAAGGTGCGATTGTCCTGGCAGCACGCATGAAAGAGCTGCGCTACATGAAAAAGCGCACATGGAAGACCTATGCCGCCCTGGAAGAATCAGCGATCAATGAAATCAAGGAAAAGGATGATTTTCCCGACCGTACCCGCCAGTTTATCGGTAACCCGGAACAGGGGATAAACAATGATGATGGCTGGCTGTTACAGGGATTTATCGAGGACGACTCCGGCAATCTGCGTCCGCAGAGCTTTGAAGAGACTGCATACTGCATCGGCTGTCACGGCGGCACCGGTGCGACCACCGATTCCGTGTACGGTTTTCCGCGCAAACTCGACAGCAGCCAGTACCAGGAAGGATGGTATCACTGGAGCCGGAAAGGGCTGGCAGGATTGAACGAGCCCAAAGTCGAGCTCCGCGGCGCCGGAGTATACTACGAGTACTCCTATTATCTGATGTACAACAGATCGGGCAGCGAGTTTCGTGAGAATCCGGAGCTGGAGAAAAAATTTTTCACCCCGAACAGTACTGTCAGGCCGGATATGCTCAACCGGCTGCATGACGATATTTCCATACTGCTCAACCCGTCAAAAGAGCGTGCCCTGCTGCTCAACAAGGCCTATCGCACCATTGTTGCTGATCAGGATTTCATTTATGGCCGGGAGCCGAATGTGGCGCCTGTGGCCAATGTCCACAGAGAAGTGGAACAGGACCAGCCAACAGGTGTCAAACAGCCCACCTCCATGAACCGTTTTGGCGGCAGATTCGGTGAGCATGGCCCCGGCCCTGTTCAGACGCCTTTGTCCGTAATGGAAAAGAAAAGGGGAAAAGAACAAAAAATATTCGGAAAGGGGATGAATGGTCCCAACGGCAGGAAATATGAGGTGGACTGGCAGGGGATTATCCACAAGAGCCGCTACAGCCTTGACATACCAGGGGTCCACTTTACCTTTCCGCCCCGTATTACCCTGCCAACCAGGTTTATCGTGCCTCTCGGGAAAAACCGTGTCTGTTATACCTGCCACCGGCTGGAATATCCTTCCATACCAGAGGCTGCACTTCTGGTAGAGGCTTTCAAACCCGCTGCCGGCAAAGGGAAGATGCCTCCGGAGATGACACGGTTGACCAAGGATCCGGGACAGGATCTGCATGGAAAATGGAGCCCGGATAACAGCAGGATTGTTTTTGTTTCCAACCGCAGCGGCAGTGATCAGCTCTGGCTGATGGACGCAGACGGAAAAAACCAGCGCCAGCTCACCAGTGGGCCGACCATGGCAGCATGGCCTGAATGGAGTCCGGATGGCAGCCGGTTGGTTTTCTGGTCATATAATCCAGCTGCAAAGATCTACGGTATCGAGATGGTGTCTGCAGAAGGCAGAGAAGAAAACAGAAACAGAAAAATCCTGGTTCAGAGCCACAGCATGCTTGACCGGCCGACCTTCCATCCGGACGGAGAATACATTGCCTATGGTGCAGTCACTGAAGGAAACTGGGATATATGGCTGATCAATCCGGACACCGGCAAGAAATGGCGACTGACCAGTGACCCGCAGATGGAAACCAATCCCCTGTGGCGGCCGGACGGCAAGGCTCTGGCTTTCAAGGTAGCGCCGGGCGGAGAATATTCTCTGACCGAGGAATATTTCATGACCTTTGAAAAAGGGTATCAAAATCCGACAATCTACCGCTGGAAGGGCCCGGAGTCGTTGCAGATGAGCGGCTGGAGTCCGGATGGCAGAAAGATAACCTATACCGCAGAGATCATCAGCGACAGCTCCGGTGAGGACCGGGTAACGTACGCGGCCATGGTTTCCGATATCTGCCTGAAAGACGGACAGGCCATTGCACAAAACTCAAAAATACTTTCAAAAAACAAAACCCTTGGCGATCGGGGACCTGTGTTCTCTCCTGACGGGGAAAAAATTGCGTTCTGGTCCTGGGATACTTCCGGAAACGGTACCCTCTGGCTCCATGACCTGAAAACCAGCGGCCTCACCCGGCTGACAAACGGTGGAGCCGACATGTACCCTCAATGGAGCATGGATGGGAAAAAGCTGCTTTTTACCTCCACCAGGTCCGGCAACCAGGACCTGGTGCTCTTATCTTTACAAAAGACCCTGAGACAACAATTGCGCTCAACTAACCCATAATCCAAAACTCATAACACAATGCAGCAGGAATTTCGCAAGACCAAAATCGTGTGCACCATAGGCCCGGCCACGGCGTCCCTGGAGGCGCTCAAGGAGTTGATCCGGGCGGGGATGAATGTGGCACGCCTCAATTTTTCCCATGGAAACCATAAGGAACACCGTGAAACCATAAGAAAAATTCGACAGGCAGCCAGAGAAGAAGGGCGCCCGGTGGGCATTCTTCAGGATCTGGCAGGTCCAAAAATTCGCCTGGGCCAGGTGGACAAACGGCACCTGACTGCCGGTGAGGAGGTGATACTGACCAGCGGCGAGACAGCGACAGGTGATGCACTGCCGGTGAATTATCCATATCTGTGTGAGGATCTTTCCGAAGGTGAGAGTATTTTGATGGCCGATGGCCGGGTCGAGCTTCTGGTGCTTGAAGTACAGGATGACCATATTCGCGCCAGGGTCGTCAATGGCGGCATGATTGCGGCCAACAAGGGCGTCAATCTGCCTGCCAGTGATCTGAGAATTCCTGCGTTTACCGAAAAGGATCGGGAAGACCTTGAATTCGGACTTGCTGAAGGGGTGGATTTTGTGGCCATGTCTTTTGTCCGGCATGAAAAGGACCTGGAACCATTGCTGCAGAGAACAGCCGGGAACAGTACCCGACCGCTGCTCATTGCCAAGATAGAAAAACCCCAGGCGGTCGACCGGCTGGGACCTATTATCGCTGCAGTGGACGGAGTGATGGTGGCCAGGGGAGATCTGGGCGTGGAAATGCCCCTTGAAGACGTTCCACTGATCCAGAAAAAGATCATTTTTCAGGCCAGAACTGCGGGAAAAGTCGTCATAACAGCCACCCAGATGTTAGGCTCCATGGTGGAAAATCCCAGACCCAGCCGGGCGGAAGTCACCGATGTCGCTAATGCTATTCTGGATGGGACCGACGCGGTCATGCTCAGTGAAGAAACAGCCGTGGGTAATTATCCGGTGCAGGCAGTGACCGTCCTGGACCGCGTTGCGATCAGCACCGAGGCAAGCCTTGATCCCAGGCGATTTCTAAAAGATGATATCACTGAAAACCTGCCATTGTCCATTGCCGCTGTCAGCCGGGCAGCCGCGTGGATGGCCAATGATCTGAAAGCGGATCTTATCGTAGCCGCCACCACAGGTGGCTCCACGGCCCGCGTGATGTCGCGCCTGCGACTGCCAATACCCATTATCGGCCTGACCGCCGACCCGAAAATACTGAGACAGTTCTGTCTTTCCTACGGTGTGATCCCGGCCCTGGTTCCAGCGTATGACGATTTTGACGAAATGCTCTGGCAGGTGAACCGCTACCTGAAAAATGAAGCTCTTGCCCGGAGAGGAAATCGGATAATTCTCACCGCCGGTACGCCTTTGGACGTTCCCGGAACCACCAACCTGATCAAAGTTCTGGAGATTGATTAAACCAGCGATTGCATAAGCCTTCCAGATACCGCGCTCTACCTGCAAGGCCACCGACTCCCCCAAACCTGCGCCACCAGAAAACCTCGCCCCGGCACCCGGAATGCGGATTTGTTGTTGACAGAAAGAAAAAAACCGTCTTTAGTAACACCCAATTTTAAAACGTGTTACCTGACCCGGCGACAAAGAGGCACACCCCAGGAGACTGGCAGCAACCCGCCCGTTGCAATAACTGTCATCAAACATGCTGAGACGATTCTCCATATCCCTTGAAGAAAGTCTGCTGGACAAGTTCGATCGCTATATCCAGGCACGCCAGTATGACAACCGCTCCGAAGCGATTCGGGACCTGATCAGGAAAGCCCTGGTCAAGAAGGAATGGCAGGCGGACAAGCAGGTCATGGGGGTCATAACCCTGGTGTACGATCACCACCAGCCGAAGTTGCAGGAAAAGGTGACCGAAGCCCAGCATGATTTCCATCATCATATCGTTTCATCCACCCATGTTCACATGGACCACAACAACTGCATGGAAGTTATTATTGTCCGTGGCAAGGCAGGAGAGGTGCAGGAACTGGCAGACCGGCTCATCGCCCTGCGCGGGGTGCGGGACGGCAACCTGACCATGAGCAGCACCGGAAAAGCTCTCCGGTAATAAATAATTCCCGGGTAATATTTTTTTGCCCGCCAGTAACACGATTTATCCATCTGTAACACAGGAAACAGGCTATGCATATTTCAGAAGGTGTTTTATCGGCACCGGTGTTGATCGGCGGCGGGGCCCTGACCGCGGTGGGAACGGCCATTGGCCTGAAAAAGATCGATTATGACCGGATTATGTCCGTGGCCATTCTGACCTCGGCCTTTTTCGTCGCCTCGCTGATCCACGTGCCCCTGGGGCCGGGTTCCGTCCACCTGGTGCTCAACGGCCTGCTCGGGGTCATCCTGGGCTGGGCCAGTTTTCCGGCCATCCTGATCGCACTCCTGCTCCAGGCCATCTTTTTCCAGTTCGGCGGCCTGGTGGTACTGGGAGTCAACACATTCAACATGGCCGCCCCGGCCGTGCTCTGCTTTTATCTGCTGCGGCCCTGGCTGGTCCAGCCAAAACTCCGGCCTCTGGCCGGATTTGCCGGAGGTTTTCTCTCCATCCTGCTCTCTTCCCTGCTCATGGCCCTGTCACTCGCCCTGAGCGACACCGGCTTCCTGGGCACGGCCAGAATCGTTGTCGCCGCCCATCTGCCGGTCATGATCATCGAGGGATTCATCACCATGTTCACGGTCTCCTTTCTGGCCAGGGTACAACCCGACATCATGCAACTAAAAATATGAAACAGGAACAAGCCATGTCACGACCCGGAACAACAGCGCTTCTACTCACGGTGCAACTGGTTATTTTCTGCCTTCTGGCCGGTCCGGCCCTGGCCCACAAGGTACGGATATTCGCTTACGCTGAAGGCGACACCATCATCGGCGAGACCGCCTTCAGCGGCGGCCGTGCCCCCAAGGACTCGGAAATCATTGTCAAGGACGCAGCCTCGGGCAAAATCCTGCTCACCACCCGCACCGACGACCATGGCGAGTTCAGCTTCCCCATCCCTACGGAGGCAAGGCAAAAAGGTCTTGACCTGCTCATCGTGGTCAATGTCGGCGAAGGTCACCGTGGTCAGTGGAAACTGACCGCGGACGAGTACCTCGACCAGCCCCCCACCCCATCCCCCTCCCCAGCTACCGGACCGACCCCGGCAACAAGCATCCGGGTCGGTCCGGACCCCGCCGCCGCTTTAACGGCAGGGGAGAGAGACGGGACACCGGCCCGGCCCGAGGTGGTAGCCGTGGATGAAACCATGCTGCGCCGGATGATGGAAGAGACTCTGGACAGAAAACTTGGACCGATCAAGCGGATGCTGGCCGAAAGCCGGGACCAGGGACCCCGGATACAGGATATCCTGGGCGGCATCGGCTACCTCATCGGCCTGGCAGGATTTCTGGCCTACTTCAAAGCAAAAGCCAACAAAGGAGAGAAAAAATGATTCGGAAAATGCTTTTCGCAGGATGCGTGGCCGG encodes:
- the nikR gene encoding nickel-responsive transcriptional regulator NikR — protein: MLRRFSISLEESLLDKFDRYIQARQYDNRSEAIRDLIRKALVKKEWQADKQVMGVITLVYDHHQPKLQEKVTEAQHDFHHHIVSSTHVHMDHNNCMEVIIVRGKAGEVQELADRLIALRGVRDGNLTMSSTGKALR
- a CDS encoding PhoX family protein; amino-acid sequence: MKKLFGRSLLVLFTAGVLTGQAGHVDAGQKKSSKIPEFKEVPFPVTDADKRKIMASEEVTVDGKTYRIGYNTILRSGDQAGEGTFGLLMDQSGNPVLNKDGSRHISVDNDFSSLLPVGNKLFMVSHFESRPGAMYLTELGQDQKTGKLKAIKTENIDFSAVGGLWVPCAGSVTPWGTHLGSEEYPNNARATEAAKSMDDIEDYDKPMARYFGLDPYATSTTVVDFRRVFKPYRYGYPVEVAVSEDGKPTVYKHYAMGRVAVELAYVMPDKRTVYISDDGTNVGFFMFVADRPEDLSSGTLYAAKWNQKHSANGGYADLSWINLGHADEDTIHKAVESGISFSDIFAVSEPKGNGTCEQGFTSVHTTTGLECLQIRPGMETIASRLETRRYAAMKGATTEFRKEEGITFDPDHKRLYVAMSQVAKGMEDGKKYDKGGPNHVRLPKNKCGVVYGLDIRPDATIGSEYVAVNMYGVVAGTMHKYPQDSEFANNTCDINSIANPDNITYMAGRDTLIIGEDTGSGHQNDAIWAYNVKTGKLTRIQTTPYGSETTSPYFYPNINGHAYLMSVIQHPYGESDEDKLRDSAEAKAYTGYIGPLPAMD
- the cbiM gene encoding cobalt transporter CbiM; translated protein: MHISEGVLSAPVLIGGGALTAVGTAIGLKKIDYDRIMSVAILTSAFFVASLIHVPLGPGSVHLVLNGLLGVILGWASFPAILIALLLQAIFFQFGGLVVLGVNTFNMAAPAVLCFYLLRPWLVQPKLRPLAGFAGGFLSILLSSLLMALSLALSDTGFLGTARIVVAAHLPVMIIEGFITMFTVSFLARVQPDIMQLKI
- a CDS encoding MotA/TolQ/ExbB proton channel family protein, with amino-acid sequence MRIYELMHQGGPVMWPLLACSIIVLTVILERLLFWIGIERRRNRTLMDEILRLAEKRDWERIGKKISGSEDYVIRVLTVGILHREYDMAKAMEAEARHMVKKMSRFMTVLDTMITVAPLLGIFGTVLGIISSFKMLGTGGMADPKLVTGGIAQALITTAAGLAISIITVFPYNYFKSRIEHAIHIMEKYATNLVVVYEKSR
- a CDS encoding ABC transporter substrate-binding protein, which gives rise to MRRYFLKKRSGGRPSGNKKPTGTAFPSRTCILCLAGLILLLGTYPPARGRTTAQRIISLGPINTENIYLLGAEELLVANTRYCVRPEAARTKEKIGSVMQINIEKIVSLYPDLILATGLTQPAQIRKLRELGLRVVQFTQPKSFADICAQLLRLGRLLGREQRAGELVARAEKEVAAIRQRVDGRERPRVFLQVGAEPLFGSVPGSFTHDFIEFGGGTNILSDQSSGAVSREKVLARNPDVILIAIMGSETGVAGREKARWERFGVIRAVRDHRVHIVNPNLVCSPSPATFVQALRLIAGLIHPEIFQEKDHANL
- the pyk gene encoding pyruvate kinase yields the protein MQQEFRKTKIVCTIGPATASLEALKELIRAGMNVARLNFSHGNHKEHRETIRKIRQAAREEGRPVGILQDLAGPKIRLGQVDKRHLTAGEEVILTSGETATGDALPVNYPYLCEDLSEGESILMADGRVELLVLEVQDDHIRARVVNGGMIAANKGVNLPASDLRIPAFTEKDREDLEFGLAEGVDFVAMSFVRHEKDLEPLLQRTAGNSTRPLLIAKIEKPQAVDRLGPIIAAVDGVMVARGDLGVEMPLEDVPLIQKKIIFQARTAGKVVITATQMLGSMVENPRPSRAEVTDVANAILDGTDAVMLSEETAVGNYPVQAVTVLDRVAISTEASLDPRRFLKDDITENLPLSIAAVSRAAAWMANDLKADLIVAATTGGSTARVMSRLRLPIPIIGLTADPKILRQFCLSYGVIPALVPAYDDFDEMLWQVNRYLKNEALARRGNRIILTAGTPLDVPGTTNLIKVLEID